The following nucleotide sequence is from Vitis vinifera cultivar Pinot Noir 40024 chromosome 14, ASM3070453v1.
tattaaaaatattttattattatctatatattaaaaatagtaaaataaaaattaaattaaattaattttaaaaattaattttatatataatgaagGCAGGATGGGGTAGGATAAGACAATACCCAAACCAGCCccgagttttaaaaaaattttcaaacccatttattaaaattgaatccCCTCCCATTCCCATTGTCATCCTTACTCGGACGGCACTAGCCTGCTGTTGTGGACGGCACTAGCCTGCTGTTGTGGAAGAAGATGCCGTTTAGGTTTTGCTAAACCTCACGTACACGAATGCACACGAATTTTCCTCATAATCTTATTTTATCCTCCCAGTCTTGCCTTCTAGCAACGACCCGAGTCGTTGAAAGCGGAATGGAAGAAGTTTGGTAAATGTCAGTGTCCacccaaaatcaaaacaaaattgtgtattttttttacctAGTCAGCTAGTTTGACCATGATCGGCATTGAATGGAATAGATAAGGTTTATCTCCTTCCTCTTTTGAACCACCCCAAATTTACATCTGTCTCTCCGAAAATGCCTCCCAATTTCTTCCCAGCTTATTCTGTTTTCTTGATGATCATGCTGATCCCTGTTCCGAGGGTTGTGTGCGAGGACAATCAACAATTCGTCAGCTGCGGCGCACAGTATGAGTGCGGGAATATGGTTATTAGTTATCCTTTCTGGGGAGGGAGTCGCCCTCCTTACTGTGGCCATCCAGGGTTCGAGCTGACTTGTGATGGTGAAGCCCCGGAGTTTACAATGAAGGAGGCGAGTTACCGAATCCTGGATATCAATAACTCATTCCATACTCTCACCGTTGCTAGGGCGGATTACTGGGATAGTTACTGCCCTCCTACATATGTTAACACCACTCTGAATGAATCCATTTTTAGTTATAATGCCACCTATACAGACGTGACCCTCTACTATGATTGTCCCCAACTTACTATCGCGCCTTCCAACCAGTTCAATTGCACCAATATCACTGGTTACTATACAACACTGGATCTTAACCTTAGCGTAAGCCCCGGGAGTTGCGGTGTGTATGTGACGGTTCCCATTTTTCAGTCAGCAGCTACCGCTATAGTGAGCGGTGGAGGTACACTGACTCTTCTTACAGAAGCTCTTAAGGGTGGTTTCGGGTTGGAGTGGAATGCCAGTAATAGTTTGTGTACAGAATGTGTTGAATCCGGTGGGCAGTGCGGCTATACCTCCAACCAATTCACATGCTATTGTCGGAATGGGTATCCTCTCTCCAGTTGCCAAACCACAAGATCAGGTATGTATAGAAACAACTTCATCAGATATATAGCTTTCGTCTCACAAACATGCATGCTACCGTTCATTCACCGATCTCTTAATCtgtgtttggtttccaaaaattttaggcaaaatacaaggagaaaagactagaagggaagaaaaataaaacataatagattttaaattaataaattaatttgttacTTCAAAACCTTTATACTTATTTAACTCatatataaagataaattaaataatttaaattttaattatatttgattttttattttatagtaataTCAAACATGGTAAAATGATTTTCCTTACACGTTgggttttattataaaagaaaataaaatataattaatattaattaaaaacttatataattttaaattatttgttatttatataaaaaaattaaaataagttaaataagtttgaaatagtgTACAAAATCAttgagtttaaatttatttttaaattttttttctttttactttctCTTTAGTCCCTCATTCCCTCGAATTTTCAAGAgccaaactatttttttttattttttttttctttttactttttctctttattccccattccctcaaaattttcaagatccaCACATTAGCAAGAAATTTGCATAGTTAAATAGATTAGAAGTTAAGTCTTTATCACTTTCCTCCTTATAATTGTGTTATTTGTAGGCACCTTAGATGCAGgttgattttgttttgatagGGATGATAGTTTTGTTAGTTTCTCGGGTGtcccaccccaccccacctcTAGTAGGATGGGTATGAGAAAGCGATAATCAGGGATGAGATGAATTTGACAAGAATTTCGAAACCTAAATCAAGTTTAGAGCAAGTATGGGTTTTATACTATTCTACCTCACCTTGCCCCCAAATATGAATTTACAGAATTACCCTTCATATATTAGAAAATTCCCAAAATATCgatcatataaatattgtatCTTTAGAAATTTGCCCCTCTCCCCACATAGCTCCTCTCCTATTTTTTGCttggatctatcatttttttgcCCTAATCTTAGGTCACATGGGAGAATGTGAAAGGCCTATAGGACTAGCAGAGGAGGCATCTATAAAAGTTCCCTTAGAAAAGCATCCTATTGAAGCACCCCAATAGTGAGTTGTTGCTTGTGGTAGCGAGATCGATGGTATTTTAGCTATTGTACAATGAAGATGTTGACATCAATGGGAATTACCACTTCAGAGCATCTAAGAAGGTGATGAGTTGCAAGATCGATTTGTGGGAGCCTCAATGGTAGATGATGGAGGATCTTTGGGATTTGTAAGCAATGTAGAGAGAAAATGTGTTGATGATGTGATTAAGAATATGTCCTCTTTTAAGTTTGGTTGGGTAATGCTTGTGATTAATTTAGGAGATGTAAAGTTGTTGGTGAAGGAGGATTGGAGGGTTTGGATCCTGCCATTAGCAAGGTTATAGAATAGTAGATCTTGGAAAGTAAAGGCAATTTTCTTGCTTTTCCATTGATTTGGTTGGTTTCCGCGAGACCAAAGGCTCAGTTTGGTTGTTGGAAGAGGACATGAAAGGGAAATGCTAATTGAAAAAGGCTCTCTTTCTTTAGTATTTCAATGGAGAAATATCGATCCGACGATATTTCGGGATTTATCGCAAGAAATCGCCGATTTTTTTTCCCGATATATTGTATGGTCAATGCGGGTCAAACGAAAGTGCGCTACTGTGCCCTCCCATTTGCTTGCTGCCGagaggatttgaaccccaaaccaagAGGTTTGGGGTTCACCCGCGTACCACTTGGGCTAACTTGAATTATAtgcaacaaatatatatatacttaaactcattatataaaaaaaatataagaatattttaaagagcaaattatttataattattttataattaaatgcaaagtcttttaattaattaccaaaaatataaaaattatataattttcttcataatgtttttaatatcattaataattaattaaatattaaaaaattatatatatatcattatttattttatattgtttaatacaattgaattaaatggatcatattttaatactaatatatattttaaaattagacatattataatcaaatatcataatattaggtgtaatttaataataaatgtacacttataaaattcatatttttatcgatgcatatgatattattaaatcgtgttatacatatatcaaaatttttaataaaataactttaaaatgtctattatacttctaattatattattatgaggttttcctaacatttttatgagtttttaataattttaagcttaccgatatttttttccaaaatatccgccgatatatccgtaaaatcgaagtaccgatatatccgtgattactgatattttcatcattggttgGTACTTACAACCTTTGAACATTTGCATACCCATGTGTTCTAGGACTTCCTTAATGGAacctttttgtttatttattttgtagaagcatgcaaataagaaaaataagaaaataaataatgaagcAATCATAAAAGCATATAAGATTTAACAAGGTTTGTTATATGCTTATGTCCATAGAGAAAGAGGATCAATTTGCAATACTCAAGTGAGTAGTTACAATTTTGAAGCACTAAATTACCAACAAATTGGaatattaattaaaacaaaattgctAAAATATAAACAAGATTTAATGTCTTAACAGTTATAACTTACTATAAGTTCTgtttaatgtgtaaccataacattaattttctttgatagtTATAAtcataactcttttttttttgtttgcataTCAAGGTTGTCATTTCTATTGAATCCATATGCTATATGCAATACACTCCTCTCCTTTCAGTATGATCCTTCCCAGTTTAGTTGCAGTTTTCCTTCTACAAGATctcaaatattttggaaaacttTTTATAGCACAAGTTCTCCTTCTTGAAATCGCCTTTCTtgtaacttttggttatatgaTGATGTTATTCCTTGCTGATAGTCTTCAACTTTTAAAGTAGTTGCTTTGCTCTTCAAGTAAGTCTAGATCTAGTTCCAAGGTCATCGGGGTTTGCTAATCGTCAAGCATTAGTGTACCCAATTGGTATTATAGCTTCGGGCCCATAAGCTAGTGCGAATGGAGTCTCCCATGTGGCTGATCTTGTTTGGTCCTGCAGCATGCCCATAGGACAATCGACAACATGTTTCCTTTGGCTTAACCTTTTCTTAAGATAGTTCAACAAGGTCTAATTGGTGGCTTCTTCTTGGCTATTGCCTTGCGGGTGTAGGGGAATACCTTAGAGGTCGACTATTTTAAGGTCATTgcaaaattttttgaattctttGAAATTAAACTAGGCGTCATGGTTAATTATGAGGATTCGAGGTTTATTGAATAGAAATACTATATTTTGCCATACAAATCTCCATACAtcccccttttttgtttttgaatatgCCTTTGCTTCCTCCCACTTGGTGTAATATAGTAGGTAGCTACAAGAACAAATCCTTTTCATTAAACCGCAACAAGTAGGGGTCCAATCATGTCTAGCCCCCATTGAGTGAATGGTCAAGGTACACTAAATTGATGAAGGTCCTAATTCATCTTCACTTCAATTAGAACCTTCATTAATTTCTTATAGGATGTATATTTCTTCAAAAGCTTatgttttttttgaaataagaaTGGCAAACATTTAGTGCCTTTTGAATACAATTTtggttttattaatttaaaaaatcaatgaattttcagttgtaatttttttaaaagtacttGAAGATATAAAACATGTTtactaattcattttttttttgttaaaaaaaaaaaacacatttgatagTTATATGGCAACAAGTagaaaacaatcatttttctattttaaaatttgtttacaaaaatggtaataaaattttttgatgactttattattattattattattttaaaaatttgttctatcaaaatttgaaaacaagagGTAAAAATGGGTCACCAAACAtgtttccaaattttgtttttacatattttaattaaaaaaagatttgaaaaataaaagtgaagcCAAATATACCCTTGTTGGTCAATTTCAATTTTACGATGGTTTTATGCTTAAAATTCAGAAAACAATATTTCATTGTACTTGAAATGGTTCaatttttaggaaatttaaTGTAATTTTCAATGCTTTTATACGATTTTctatgtaattttcatttttttaaaatttaattgcgAGAGTTGAAAATACCTCATTTTCACTATCAAAGAGGTCCTAAATCTTACCATGTCTAGGTGATGGCCTATCTGTTCTGTTGTTAGTAACATCCTCTAGTTTGGTTTCTTTACAATTTTAAGTTGTATAgaactcattttcattttaagtgTGACtaattttatgtttgttttacATGATCAGGCTCAAATGTGCTGAGAAAGATTATTATAGgtaatatataattttgaagttctaaatttggaaaattaataTCTCCATACTTGTTTTTACGTTTAAGTAATAGTATGAATTCTTTGAACACAGGCATTGTTGCAGGTGTGGCTACGCTCATATTAGTTCTTGCAATGCTTGGTTGCCTTAGAATAATAAAATGCCCATTGGCGTGCAAGACATTGGTCTTCTGGAAGAAGGAATCAGAGGATGATGAAAATGTGGAAGCATTTATAAGGAACTATGGATCATTGGCTCCAAAGAGATACAATTATTCAGATGTTAAGAAAATGACCAACTCATTCACAAGTAAATTAGGTGAAGGAGGATTTGGTTGCGTGTACAAAGGAAAGCTCCCTGATGGTCGCATGATGGCAGTGAAACTTTTGAGTAAGTCAAAGGGTAATGGACAAGACTTTATTAATGAAGTTGCAAGCATCAGTAGAACTTCTCATGTTAATATAGTCACTTTTATGGGATTTTGTTTTGAGAGGAGTAGAAGAGCTCTGATTTATGAATTCATGCCCAATGGATCTCTTGATAAGTTCATCTATAATAGAGGATCCTCTAATGAAAGCCTGAACTTGGAATGGAAGACCATGTACCAAATTGCAGTCGGCATTGCTCGAGGACTAGAATACTTATACCGAGGTTGCAACACAAGGATTTTGCATTTTGACATAAAACCTCACAACATTCTTCTAGACCAAAACTTCATCCCAAAAATTTCTGATTTTGGCCTTGCTAAGCTATGCCAGAAGACAGAAAGCATGGTGTCAATGACGCACGCACGGGGCACCACTGGATACATAGCTCCCGAGGTATTCTGTAGAAACTTTGGAGGAGTCTCTCATAAATCCGATGTCTACAGCTATGGAATGTTGGTTCTTGAAATGGTTGGAGGGAGAAAGAATATTGATGTGCAAGTTTTCCAACTTGGATTTATAAGCAGCTTCAGCCAGGCAAGGATCTTACAGTACTTCGTAGTATCACCaatgaagaggaggaagaaaCAGCGAGGAAGATGGTTTTAGTGAGCCTGTGGTGCATTCAGCCCAATCCATCTGACCGACCATCGATTGATAAGGTGGTAGAGATGTTGGAAGGAAGCTCTCATCTCTTAGAGATTCCCCCAAATCCTTTTA
It contains:
- the LOC100241191 gene encoding LOW QUALITY PROTEIN: LEAF RUST 10 DISEASE-RESISTANCE LOCUS RECEPTOR-LIKE PROTEIN KINASE-like 2.4 (The sequence of the model RefSeq protein was modified relative to this genomic sequence to represent the inferred CDS: inserted 1 base in 1 codon); protein product: MPPNFFPAYSVFLMIMLIPVPRVVCEDNQQFVSCGAQYECGNMVISYPFWGGSRPPYCGHPGFELTCDGEAPEFTMKEASYRILDINNSFHTLTVARADYWDSYCPPTYVNTTLNESIFSYNATYTDVTLYYDCPQLTIAPSNQFNCTNITGYYTTLDLNLSVSPGSCGVYVTVPIFQSAATAIVSGGGTLTLLTEALKGGFGLEWNASNSLCTECVESGGQCGYTSNQFTCYCRNGYPLSSCQTTRSGSNVLRKIIIGIVAGVATLILVLAMLGCLRIIKCPLACKTLVFWKKESEDDENVEAFIRNYGSLAPKRYNYSDVKKMTNSFTSKLGEGGFGCVYKGKLPDGRMMAVKLLSKSKGNGQDFINEVASISRTSHVNIVTFMGFCFERSRRALIYEFMPNGSLDKFIYNRGSSNESLNLEWKTMYQIAVGIARGLEYLYRGCNTRILHFDIKPHNILLDQNFIPKISDFGLAKLCQKTESMVSMTHARGTTGYIAPEVFCRNFGGVSHKSDVYSYGMLVLEMVGGRKNIDXASFPTWIYKQLQPGKDLTVLRSITNEEEEETARKMVLVSLWCIQPNPSDRPSIDKVVEMLEGSSHLLEIPPNPFMFSTQNTPQSTVST